The nucleotide sequence CCACCGCCGTGTCGGCGGCACTCGGCGAGCCTTCGGCCGGTAGGCCGCCGAGCGTCACGTCGACGCGGAAATCCGGGCGCCGATAGGCCGCGACCAGGAACGAGCCGAAGACCATCTTCTTGCGCTCGCGCCAGTCGTCCTCGCCTTCTTCGTCGCTACCGGCGACACCGGCGGCCTTCGATCCGGTGGCGGTCTTCTTCGGCTTGTCCGACTCGAGCACCGCTTTTACCGAGTAGCTCCCGAGCGACCCTTGCGGCGGAACCGTGAACGTCCACTCGCCGGTGCTCCATGCGTTCACCTTGACGAGGCGCTCGTCGACCACGCGGTTGCGCGGATCGGTGACGGTGATCGAGACCGGCGTCCCGTCGGCCAGCAGCCTGATCCCCTGCGGCGTATTGCTGCGCAGCACCGCCTTGACGTGGACCTCCTCACCCAGCTTGTAGACGCCGCGATCCGTGAACACGGTGCCGCGCAGCAGCGGCGCCGCCTCGTCGAGATCGAACTGGGTGCCGTAGTCCCATGGCAGCACGCCCTCGTTCCAGTCGCTTCCCACGTAGGCGACGTCGCCGTCCTTCTCGGCGGTGACGATGAACGCGAACGTCTCCCAGTTGCGCGGATCGCGCAGCCGCGACTGCGGCGCGATGGCGACCCCGTCGGCGCCGGTCGTGCCGGTCCATGCGACGCGGCCGTCGGTGCGCACGATCGACACAGTCGCTCCGGCTACCGGCGCCGCGTCGTCGAGCCGGGTGACGAAGACGAGCGTGTTCTGCGGACTGTCCTTGACGCTGATGCCCAGGTTCGTCACCTGGACGACGGTAGAGTGCGTGATCGGGCTGCCGTCACGCTTGTGGCCGGCCTGGGCGCGGCCGACCGGGTCTCCTTCCTCCACGGCGGTCCACACGATCCCGGTGCCGTTCGCCTTCAGCGCGCCGGACAGATCGAGGCCGTGCGCGTTGGTGCGGTCGACCGCGCCGCCGAGGCGGCGTGCCAGCGGCGGCGTGTCCGGCACGCTCTCGAAATTCGGCTGCAGGCGCAGCAGCGTCGGCATGAGCTGGGCCGGGTCGATCGTCATCGCCCACTGCTTCACGTTCTGGAAGTTGCGCGCCGAGAACGGCAGCACCGCGCCGCCGCCTTTCTCCCACACGCCGTGGCCGTCGCCGAAGCTGGTGAACGCCCGCCGGTGCCAGGTCTCGACGGTGCCGCCCCAGGGGTAGTCGAGCGTCTGCCCGTCCGAGGCGACGAACGTCGCGGGCAGCGACACGAACACCGTCGTGGCGGGCGCCTGTTCGACGCCCGCGTCGGCGAGCGTCAGCCCTTCGGACTCATCCTGTTCCCACGAGTCGCGCTGGCGCGGCGCCGCCCTGGTGAGCGGACGCTCCCGCTGCGCGCTCGTGACGTCGGCGGCACGCACGGCTCCGACAAACGCGGCGGCCTTGACCGGCACCGTGAAGTTGAGCGGATTGAAGCCGTCCGGATCGCAGCGGGAGGTGCACCTGAAGCCCGTCGCGAAAAACGCCTGTTCCACCTTGACGGTGAAGCCGTCTGGCCGATCGGCGACCGCGGCGCCGGCGAGCGACGGCACGTGTCCGTCTGTCTCGACGCGCACCCAGCTCTCCGGCGGCACCGGGGTCGTCAGCCTGACGACCACCAGTTCGGGCGACGCCGGAAAGCGTTTCCTGTCCCAGTCCTTCGCGAGCTCGAACGACACTACGCCGGCCGCCGAGGCGGCGGCGGCGACCCGCGCCACCTTCCCGCTGAACTCCGCCGCGGCGTTGGCGTCGATCGTCCGAAGCCGCGCCTGTCCGGCTGGGGACAGCTCTGGAGAAGAGAAAGGATGGCCTTGAAACGTTGCGCGCAGGTGCGTAACGACAGCCTCAGGTTTTACCGGCTGGCTGAAGCGCAGCAGGACCAACGGAGCGGCGTCGAAGCGTCCGCCGGGACGGTACCAGTTCGTCTCCAGCAGCCGGACGGTCGCGGTCGTGAAGCTGAACGCGTAGCGCTCGGCGAGCTTACGGCCGCTGGCCGCGGCGGCGCCGGCCGCAATCGCCACGTCGTACCGCGTCGCCTTGGGAAACGGCTTCGACGGCGTGAAGATCAGGACGGTCGTCCCCGACCAGCGGAACGTCCCGGCCACGTTCGGAGCGATGGAGAAATACGCGGGCCGGCTGCGCGACGACACCTGCGCGAGCGCGACCATCGGTTCGGAGAACGTGACGCGGATCTCGTTGTCCTGCCCGGCCTTGAGATCGCCCGATGGACCGGCGCTGACGATCCGCAGCGCGCCGCGCGGCGGTGGCTGCGGCTGCGGCGTCTCGGCCGCGCCGACCGTAATCGAGAGAAGGACGCAGAGGGCGAACGCGGCGAACGGCTGTCGTGTCATGGGTGTCTCAGGGAGCGCAGGCATGATACCGAACCCTGATCCGTTGGACACCACCGCAACGGCTACGGCACCGACGCCTTTTTCGGCCACCACGGTCGCCGCGGCGCCTGCCGCTCGGCCGGATCGGACGCCAGTGGGGGGTCCTGCGCCCCGGCGCCGCCGCGGCGGTCGATGCCGCCAGGCATGAGCCGCCGATCGTCGCCCGCCTCGAACTCGTGTCCGATCAACTCGGCCTGCGCGCGCAGCTTCGGCAGCGCCCGGCGGTCGCCAACCGGGAACAGCCGGCAGAAATCGTCGATCACTTCGGCGGCATCGAGACCGATGACCCTCGCGTAGTCGCGGACGAACGCGCGTGCAAACAGTCCGCCGGGCCATTTGGAGAAGTCGTTGCTCTCGAGACCCGCCCAGAGCTCGAGGCTGACGTTCGTGCGCTCGGCGAGCGTCTCGAGAGAAATACCGCGGCGTTCACGTTCGCGCCGCAGGCGTGGACCGAAGCTGTCTCGTTCAGACATGACGGCCACCCGGCCAGCGCAATTCCCGCGCCGCAGGCCGGCCCAATGATTTCCGGCTTCCCGGCTGCCGCGCGGCGTACGGCGGAGACGTTCCTGTAATCGAATTACGATGATGAGACGCCATGGTCTGGTGCCTGGATTTCCACGCCGCCTACCGCTGCCGCCATGCCGGTGCCTGCTGCCGCGCCGGCTGGCCAATTCCGTTCGAGGACGGCACGGTGGCGGCGCGCGACGCGCCGGGCGGGTGTACGTTCCACGACGCCGAGGCGCAGCGGTGTTCGCTGCATCGCGCCGGCGGCCTGCGCGCGCTGCCGCTCACCTGCCGCATGTTTCCGCGGATCGTCCTGCACGATGCGCGCGGCACGTTCGTGTCGCTGTCGCACTTCTGCCCAACCGCTGCGTCGCTACTCTTCGACGGCGGCGGCGCGGCGATCGTCGAGGCCCCACCGGCGCTGGCCGACGTCGGCGAGCTCGACGGCCTCGATGCCCGCGCCGAGTGGCCGCCCCTCCTCCGGCCCGGTGTGTTGATGGATCTCGACAGCTACGCCGCGTGGGAGGCGCGTGCCGTCGCAGCGCTGGCGGACGGCAATGGCAGCCCGCGCGCCGCCCTCACCGCAGTCGACGCCGTCACGCAGCGGATCACCGCGTGGACGCCGGGGGCCGGCGCGCTCCTCGACGCCGTGCACGCCTCATTCGACCAGCTGCCCCGCGCGTCGCCGCCGGACCGCGGTCCGGCGATCTCCCGGGACGAGGCCGCCGTCGGACGCTGGCTCGCGGCGCGCCTATTCGGTGCGTGGACGGCCTATCAGGGCCACGGTCTCGCGGCGACTCTCCGGCATCTGCGGGCCTGCCTCGACGTGCTGGAGACGGAGTGCGATGGCGGCGGCAGCACGCTCGAAGCGATCCGCCGGAGCGATCTGCGCATCCTGCACGGGCCGGGCGATGGACCCGACCCGCTCGGCGGCGTCATCCGCGGAGCCTGAACCGCTGGAGCTTGCCGGTCGGCGTGCGCGGCAGCTCGGACAGGAACTCCACCCATCGCGGGCGCTTGTACTCGGGCAGCGTCGCGCGGACGAACTGCTGCAGCTCGACGGCGAGCGCGGCGGAGCCGGCGACGCCCGGGCGCAGGACGACGAACGCCGCCGGCTTGGCGAGCCCGTCGCTGTCGTCGCGGCCGATCACCGCGCACTCGAGCACGGCGGCGTGCGAGAGCAGCGCGGTTTCCACGTCGATCGGGCTCACCCACTGCCCACCCACCTTCAGCATGTCGTCGCTGCGGCCGGCCGGCCAGAAGTACCCATCAGCGTCCTGCCGGTACCGATCGCCGGTGCGGATCCAGTCGCCGTGAATCGTGGCTTTCGTCTTCTCGTGCTGATTCCAGTAACCGGCGCAGATCGAGTCGCCGCTCACCCACAGATCGCCGATCTCGCCGGCGGGCACGGGCCGCTCGCGCTCGTCGAGAATCGCCGCGGCGTAGCCGGGCACGATCAGCCCGCTCGATCCCGGCCGGATCGCGCCGGGCCGGTTCGACGTAAAGATGTGCAGCGCCTCGGTCGAGCCGAGCCCGTCGAGGATGTCGACGCCGAAGCGCTGCCGGAATCGTTCGTAGAGGGGGGCCGGCAGCGCCTCCCCGGCGGAGACGGCGCAGCGTATCGAATGCAGATCGAACCCGCCGGGCTGCGCCAGCAGCATCGCGAAGCCCGTCGGGACCGAAAAGAACACCGTCGGCCGATGCCGGTCGATCGCCGCAAGGACAGCCGCGGCGGTCGGCGGACCCGGCATCAGGATGCTGGTCGCGCCGACCGCCAGCGGAAAGTACCCGGCGTTGCCGAGCCCATAGGCGAAGAACAGCTTCGCGACGCTGAAGCAGCGATCGTGCTCGTCGAGCTGCAGTACGCCCCTGGCGAAGAGCTCCGCGCACACCACCATGTCGTGCTGCAGGTGCACGCAGCCCTTCGGCGCGCCCGTGCTGCCAGACGAATACAGCCAGAAGGCCGGTGCGTCCCGGCTGGTCGACTCGGCGTCGAGCCGCGGCGATCCCGTCGACAGGAGCGTGTCGAGCCCGCGCCCGGCGGTCACGACGTGCCGCAGCGCCGGCAGGTCGCGGCGGTCGATCGCCTCGAGTTTCGGCAGCAGCTCCTCGCTGACGATGGCGACGCGCGCGCGCGAGTCGGCGAGGACGTGCCGGTAGTCGGCCGGCTTCCACAGGGTGTTGAGCGGCACCGGGACGGCGCCGATCTTGATGGCACCGAAGAAGGCCACGAGGAACGCCGGCGTATCGAGCATCAGCAGGACGACCCGCTCTTCCGGCCGCACTTCCAGCGACTCGCGCAAGGCGCTCCCGCACCGGTTCACGCGCTCGGCGAGCGCGGCGTAAGTGACGTGCTCGTCGCCGCACTCGATGGCGACCTTGCCGCCGCGGCCGGCGTCGAGGTGACGGTCGACGAAGTGCGCCGCGGCGTTGAACCCCGCCGGCACGCCGAAGTCGGCGGCAGTAGTGATGGCGGCCATGCGGTCCCCGCGATAAGGTAAACCAGATTGGGGAGGCCGTGATGGCGGTGCTCGAACGTTTTCTCCGTTACGTGCGGGTCGATACCCGTGCCGATGATCGATCGACAACCTGCCCGTCGACGCCGGGCCAGATGACGCTGCAGCGGCTCCTCCGCGACGAGCTGCGGGAGCTTGGACTCGCCGAAGTCGATCTCGACGCCAACGGGTATCTGATGGCGACGGTTCCGGCGACACCTGGCGTCGACGAGGCACCGGTCATCGGGCTCGTCGCCCACGTCGACACGTCGCCCGAAATGCCGGGCGACGGGGTGACGCCGATCCTCCACGAGCGCTGGGACGGCCGCGATATCGTGCTGCCCGACGATCCGTCGGCCGTGTTGCGTGCCTCAGAGCAGCCGGACCTGGCGCGTCAAATCGGACACGACATCGTCACCGCGTCGGGGCGGACGCTCCTCGGTGCCGACGACAAGGCCGGCGTCGCGGTCATCGTCGAGGCGGCGGCGCAGCTGATGTCGCGCCCGGATCTGCGGCACGGGCGGATCCGCGTGGCCTTCACCCCGGACGAGGAGATCGGCCGCGGCGCCGACCGGTTCGACGTGGCACGCTTCGGCGCGCACTGCGGCTACACGCTCGACGGCGGCAACGTCGGTGAGCTGGAGTTCGAGAGCTTCTCGGCCGACGTCATGCGCGTCACCTTTACAGGCTTCAACACGCACCCGGGCTATGCGAAGGGAAAGATGGTGAACGCGATCCGGGCCGCGTCCCGCTTCGTCGACCGCCTGCCGCGCGAGCGGCTGTCGCCGGAGAGCACCGCCGGCTACGACGGCTTCGTGCATCCGTACCAGATGGAGGCGTCGGTCGACCGCACCTCGGTGCGCGTGCTGCTGCGCGATCACGCCACGGCGCGGCTGCGCGATCAGGAGGCGCTCGTCCGGTCGCTGGCGGGCGCGGTCGCGGCCGAGACCGGCACCCAGGTCGGCTTCGACGTCACTGAGCAGTACCGCAACATGCGGGAAGTCCTCGACACGCGTCCCGAAGTGGTCCAGCGCGCCCGCGCTGCGATCCGGCGCGCCGGATTCACGCCGATCGAAAATCCGATCCGCGGCGGCACCGACGGCTCGCGGCTGTCATTCATGGGACTGCCGACGCCGAACCTGTTTGCCGGTGAGCACAACTTCCATTCCCGCCTCGAGTGGACGTCGCGCCAGGATCTCGAAGCGGCTGTCGCCGTCGTTATCGAGCTGGCGCAAGTCTGGGCGGTGTAACCCGCCGAATCGTTACTCCGCGCGCCGCATCCCGAATCACCCCGCGCTCCTTCCCTCCTTCGCCCTCCTTCGTGTTCTTAGTTGACCCGGAAGGACAGCAGCGCCTTGACCTGGTCCGCCCCATGCGACGCCGCGAATTCGAAGACGTAGTCGCCGCGGCCGACCGACGCGATCGGCAGGTCGACCTCGTACGGGCCGGTCGCGGTCTTGCGCAGCGGCATGGTCGCCAGCTTCGCGCCAAGACGGCTGAGCAGGGCGACGGTGACGGTCGCGTCGGACGCTGCCGCGCCGAGGACGTCGAAGCGGACGATGATCCGGTCCGTGCGTTCGAACTGGCGGCCCGCAAACGGCGTCGGCACAGCGGCCTGGATCGCGCGCAGCTCAAGCGGCGTCCGCGCGCGGTAGAGGATCGGCGTCGCGATCGAGAGCGGCAGGGCGGAGAAGTCCGGCACGTCAATCGTGGTGTCCTGGCGGCCGGCTGTGGAACTCGGCGTGTCGTTCAGCGTCTGCCGCAGGTGAATCGTCCCGGGCGCCGCCGCAAAGCTGACCGGCCCGGCGGTCATCGGCCCGTCGAAAAGGACGCGGCCGTCGGCCGCCGTCGCGTGCAGCAGGACACCCGACGCGGCTGAGCCCTCGCGCGGCGTCCAGATCGCCGTGATCCGCGGCGTGCCGTCGTCTCCGACGCTGGCGCCCGCCCAGAAGTCTCCGGCAGACGGCAGATGCGGCGCATCGACCAGCGTCGAGAGCGCCTTCTCGATTTCCGGCGGCGCGGTGTTTTCCGCTGCCTTGCGCTTGGCCGCCTCCATGTCGACGGCCGACGGCGCGTAGTAGCCGGTGCGCGCCTTCACCTCCACACCCGGGCGCTTCACGTGCACGGCAATCTTGTGGAATTTGCCGTCGGTCGGGTTCTTCTCGGAGCGGTAGCCCACCAGGTAGAAGGCACTCGCCTCCTTGACGACCGTGCGGAGCGCGGCGGCCGGCGCGTTGCCCGAGAACTGCCGGCCGCCCGTGTTCTCCGCGAGCGCGAGCAGGATGTCCGAGACGCGGTTGGTCATGTCGAGGCCGCGCGGATCGAGGGTGTAGATGGTGGTGTTGTTGGCGTTGGCGAGACGGATCGCGCCATCGAGCCAGGTGTAGTTGTCGCCGGGGCCGTCGCCGACGCGTCCGATCGTCTGCGAGACGAAGATGATCGCCTTGCGTCCCTCCTTGAGCTGTCCGAGATACGCAATCGTCGACTCGAGCGCGCTGGTGGTGACCTGCGAGCGCAGCCGCTCGATGTCGCGCATCTGATACATCTGCGCTTCCTCGACGCCGCTGCGGACCGGCATGTAGACGTTGAGGCGCCCCTGGAGCTTGCGCGTCTGCTCGGCGAGCGCGCGCCGGTCGCGTGTCAGGCGGATGGCGTCGGTGGGCGTCAGCTGGTCCATCAGCGCCACCAGATCGGTCGGCCCGAACGCGCTCTGCACGAAGTCGCCGAGCACTTCGCGGCCCCGGATCGCCGGAACGAACTGCCCGATATGGTACTCGTCCCAGAAGATGACGAAGACGCGGATATCGTCGCGCGCCGCTTCGACCGCCGCGTGTTCAGGCGATCGAATCGCGAGCGACACGTCGTCGTCGGGCGCCTCGCCGGTCGCGTGAATCATTTTGATCGTGTCGACCGTCTGCTGGACGCCGTCTTCGCGGACCTCGAAATCGTCCCTGCTCAGATCGGTAACCGGATTGCCTTTGCGATCGGTGACGGTGACGTCGACGCGGACGCTCTCGGTGCCGCCGCGGAACACCGGCGGGCGCTGACCCTGCGGCGGGGACGGCTGCGAACCCTGCGGTTGACCCGTCGCGGGTGTCTGAGTGGGAGGCGGGGCGGTCGGCGGTGCCTGCTGTGCGGAGAGCGCCGCGGCGGCCACCAACGCGGCGGCCAACGCCAGCAACGGTTTGCGCATGGGTTCGATATCCCGGATGTTTGACAGGCGACGCGAACCGGAACTGCCATCATACGCCGTTCCTGACGGCGATTCAGTGACGGCGGCGGGAGCCCGGTCACGCTCAGCCGCGGTTCCGTCCCCCATTCTCCAGCCTCGGTCTACGCGCCGAACGTGGCCATCACCGGTCCGTGATCGCTCGTGCCGAACTCGCGCTGGATGACGCAGGACTGCACCGTCTCGAAGAGCGGCTGGCTCGCCAGCACGTAGTCGAGGCGCCAGCCGATGTTCCGCTCGCGCATCTGCCGCCACGGCGCCCACCAGCTGAACAGCTGGTCGTTTGCTGGCTCGAGCGCGCGGCTGATGTCGACGAGCCCGTTGCCGATGATGCGTTCGAGCAACGCGCGCTCTTCGGGAAGCTGGCCGATGGCGCGAGGTTTCCGCTCCTTCGGATGGACGTCCATGTCAGTGCGCGCGATGTTCAGGTCGCCGCAGAGCACGGCCGGCTTCCCCGCCGCGTGCAGGTCCCCTGTGAACCGCTGCAGCGATTCGAGAAACCGCAGCTTCGCCGGGTAGTCCTTGCCGCCGTTGGGTACGTAGATCGAAGCGAACAGGATCCCGTTCACCTCCGCGGTGACGATCCGGCTCTCGTAGTCGAAGGCGGGATGGGCAAACACCGGACGCTCGGCCGCCAGCGACTTGCTTACGTGCAGCGCCACACCTGAATACCCTTTCGTGCCGTGCCAGTAGCACCAGTACCCCTCGATCTCGCAGAGCCATACCGGGAGCTGGTCGGGGGCCGCCTTAATTTCCTGCAGGCAGAAGACGGAGGGCTGTTCGCGCTCGATGAAGTCCTGGAGCTGCGCCTGACGGGCGCGGATGCCGTTGACGTTCCAGGTGCAGACCTTGAGCACGACTTGATTGTAGAACCTGTGACAGAACCTGACCTGGGCGGCTGGCGAGCGGGACCGCGGCTGGGTCCTGGAAGGGAGGATCGGGACGCGATCAGCGGCTGCGCGGCGGCCGGTCAGGACCCGGTATGGCGGTCGCGCGAAGGGTTTGTCTCAGAATTCTGCCCGACGCCCGCACCCTCGGGGATGGCCTCCCCTTCCAGGTGCGACGGTTCCGCACAGGCGGTCTGCCGCTCGTCGATCAGGGTGACGACAATACCGTCGTACGTCTCGTACACGCCGGCGGCGCACCCGCAAGGGAGTATCCGGCTGGTCAGCCCGCGCAGAATCCGCATCCTGGGCTCTTAGACCCCGGGTCCGGGAAGCTGGTTTAATCAGTCCAACGCGTCGGCCACATGCGGCCGCACCGCTGCCACGACATCCCGTGCGCTGTCGCGCGCGATGACCGCGTCGGACTCGCGATAAAGGACCGCCGCACAAGCAGTTTTGCTGAGCTCGCTTATCCGTATAATCACGCCACCCTTGGCCCTGACTTCCGGCGTCCGCCTCGGCTCGTACGAAATCGTGTGCGCCCTGGGTGCGGGGGGCATGGGCGAGGTCTACAAGGCCACCGACACGAACCTGAAACGGTCTGTCGCGATCAAAGTCCTGCCGGCGTCGGTCGCCGATGACGCCGAGCGCCTGGCTCGGTTCCAGCGCGAAGCCGAAGTGCTGGCCGCCCTCAATCATCCCAACATCGCCGCCATTTACGGGATCCTGGATCGGAAGGCGACGGGAAGCCACGTCGCGCTGATCATGGAACTCGTCGAGGGCGAGGATCTGTCCGCGGTGATCGGCCGCGGCGCGCTTCCACTGACTGAGGCGGTGCCGATCGCGCGCCAAATCGCCGAGGCGCTGGAGGCCGCGCATGAGCAGGGGATCGTCCACCGCGATCTGAAGCCCCAGAACATCAAGGTCCGCGCCGACGGGACGGTGAAGGTCCTCGACTTCGGTCTCGCCAAAGCGCTCGGGCCCGAAGGAACGAGCGCGGCGGCCGACGCAATGCACTCGCCGACGCTCACGGCGCGGGCCACGCAGATGGGCGTGATCCTCGGCACGGCCGCGTATATGGCACCCGAGCAGGCGCGCGGCCGCGCGGTCGACAAGCGCGCGGATATCTGGGCGTTCGGCGTCGTGCTCTACGAGATGCTGACGGGCACTCGCCTTTTCGACGGCGAAGACGTCTCGGAAACACTGGCCGCTGTGCTGACGCGCGATGTGCCCCTCGCATCGCTCCCCGGCCAGATCCCGTCGCCGGTTCGCGCGCTGATTCGTGACTGCCTGGCGCGCGATCCGAAGCAGCGCCTGCGCGACATCGGCGACGCACGGCTGGCGCTGTC is from Vicinamibacterales bacterium and encodes:
- a CDS encoding helix-turn-helix transcriptional regulator — its product is MSERDSFGPRLRRERERRGISLETLAERTNVSLELWAGLESNDFSKWPGGLFARAFVRDYARVIGLDAAEVIDDFCRLFPVGDRRALPKLRAQAELIGHEFEAGDDRRLMPGGIDRRGGAGAQDPPLASDPAERQAPRRPWWPKKASVP
- a CDS encoding benzoate-CoA ligase family protein; protein product: MAAITTAADFGVPAGFNAAAHFVDRHLDAGRGGKVAIECGDEHVTYAALAERVNRCGSALRESLEVRPEERVVLLMLDTPAFLVAFFGAIKIGAVPVPLNTLWKPADYRHVLADSRARVAIVSEELLPKLEAIDRRDLPALRHVVTAGRGLDTLLSTGSPRLDAESTSRDAPAFWLYSSGSTGAPKGCVHLQHDMVVCAELFARGVLQLDEHDRCFSVAKLFFAYGLGNAGYFPLAVGATSILMPGPPTAAAVLAAIDRHRPTVFFSVPTGFAMLLAQPGGFDLHSIRCAVSAGEALPAPLYERFRQRFGVDILDGLGSTEALHIFTSNRPGAIRPGSSGLIVPGYAAAILDERERPVPAGEIGDLWVSGDSICAGYWNQHEKTKATIHGDWIRTGDRYRQDADGYFWPAGRSDDMLKVGGQWVSPIDVETALLSHAAVLECAVIGRDDSDGLAKPAAFVVLRPGVAGSAALAVELQQFVRATLPEYKRPRWVEFLSELPRTPTGKLQRFRLRG
- the pepT gene encoding peptidase T; protein product: MAVLERFLRYVRVDTRADDRSTTCPSTPGQMTLQRLLRDELRELGLAEVDLDANGYLMATVPATPGVDEAPVIGLVAHVDTSPEMPGDGVTPILHERWDGRDIVLPDDPSAVLRASEQPDLARQIGHDIVTASGRTLLGADDKAGVAVIVEAAAQLMSRPDLRHGRIRVAFTPDEEIGRGADRFDVARFGAHCGYTLDGGNVGELEFESFSADVMRVTFTGFNTHPGYAKGKMVNAIRAASRFVDRLPRERLSPESTAGYDGFVHPYQMEASVDRTSVRVLLRDHATARLRDQEALVRSLAGAVAAETGTQVGFDVTEQYRNMREVLDTRPEVVQRARAAIRRAGFTPIENPIRGGTDGSRLSFMGLPTPNLFAGEHNFHSRLEWTSRQDLEAAVAVVIELAQVWAV
- a CDS encoding VWA domain-containing protein, translating into MRKPLLALAAALVAAAALSAQQAPPTAPPPTQTPATGQPQGSQPSPPQGQRPPVFRGGTESVRVDVTVTDRKGNPVTDLSRDDFEVREDGVQQTVDTIKMIHATGEAPDDDVSLAIRSPEHAAVEAARDDIRVFVIFWDEYHIGQFVPAIRGREVLGDFVQSAFGPTDLVALMDQLTPTDAIRLTRDRRALAEQTRKLQGRLNVYMPVRSGVEEAQMYQMRDIERLRSQVTTSALESTIAYLGQLKEGRKAIIFVSQTIGRVGDGPGDNYTWLDGAIRLANANNTTIYTLDPRGLDMTNRVSDILLALAENTGGRQFSGNAPAAALRTVVKEASAFYLVGYRSEKNPTDGKFHKIAVHVKRPGVEVKARTGYYAPSAVDMEAAKRKAAENTAPPEIEKALSTLVDAPHLPSAGDFWAGASVGDDGTPRITAIWTPREGSAASGVLLHATAADGRVLFDGPMTAGPVSFAAAPGTIHLRQTLNDTPSSTAGRQDTTIDVPDFSALPLSIATPILYRARTPLELRAIQAAVPTPFAGRQFERTDRIIVRFDVLGAAASDATVTVALLSRLGAKLATMPLRKTATGPYEVDLPIASVGRGDYVFEFAASHGADQVKALLSFRVN
- a CDS encoding exodeoxyribonuclease III — encoded protein: MLKVCTWNVNGIRARQAQLQDFIEREQPSVFCLQEIKAAPDQLPVWLCEIEGYWCYWHGTKGYSGVALHVSKSLAAERPVFAHPAFDYESRIVTAEVNGILFASIYVPNGGKDYPAKLRFLESLQRFTGDLHAAGKPAVLCGDLNIARTDMDVHPKERKPRAIGQLPEERALLERIIGNGLVDISRALEPANDQLFSWWAPWRQMRERNIGWRLDYVLASQPLFETVQSCVIQREFGTSDHGPVMATFGA